In a single window of the Bacteroidales bacterium genome:
- a CDS encoding ABC transporter permease has translation MFLLIKLIKESLFFAVTAIIANKLRTILTLLGITIGIFTIICVFTVVDSMESKVRNSVASLGDNVLFVQKWPWSFGGDYQWWKYMNRPFPTIKEMELIKKNSRYTEAVTFLMSSSKKAEYQNNSMENIEIIGISNEYEKVWNIELREGRFISELEFNSGKNVAVVGSEIAKNLFGNLNPIGKFVKTLGRKVEVIGILKKEGEDSFNNSNDNTIILSVNFVRNILDIRSDRVNPTIVVKAKAGISNEQLKDELIGLMRAIRKLKPLAEDDFAINETSLITKGLDSFFFGLSLAGWIIGGFSIIVGGFGIANIMFVSVRERTNIIGIQKSLGAKNYFILLQFLFESVILCLIGGALGLLLVYLGTLIVSFLFDFSLTLTFYNIFKGLFISAGIGVISGFIPAFVASRLDPVVAIRH, from the coding sequence ATGTTTTTATTGATTAAACTCATAAAAGAAAGTCTGTTTTTTGCGGTTACTGCCATTATAGCTAACAAGCTTCGCACTATTCTTACATTACTTGGAATTACAATAGGAATTTTTACGATAATCTGTGTTTTTACTGTGGTGGATTCGATGGAAAGCAAAGTACGCAATAGCGTTGCTTCACTTGGCGATAATGTTTTATTTGTTCAAAAATGGCCATGGTCTTTTGGCGGCGACTATCAATGGTGGAAATATATGAACAGACCTTTTCCTACAATAAAGGAAATGGAATTGATTAAGAAAAATTCGCGCTATACTGAAGCTGTTACTTTTTTAATGTCGTCTTCCAAAAAAGCCGAATACCAAAACAATAGCATGGAAAACATTGAAATAATTGGTATTTCCAATGAATACGAAAAAGTGTGGAACATAGAACTCAGAGAAGGAAGATTTATTTCCGAACTTGAATTTAACAGCGGGAAAAATGTTGCGGTTGTTGGTTCTGAAATTGCAAAAAATCTTTTTGGAAATTTGAATCCTATTGGAAAATTCGTTAAAACTTTAGGAAGAAAAGTTGAAGTAATAGGAATTTTAAAAAAAGAAGGCGAAGACAGTTTTAACAACAGCAATGATAATACCATAATACTTTCTGTAAATTTCGTGAGAAACATACTTGATATTCGTTCCGATAGGGTTAACCCCACTATAGTAGTAAAAGCGAAAGCAGGAATATCAAACGAGCAGTTGAAAGATGAGCTTATTGGTCTGATGCGAGCAATAAGAAAACTGAAACCATTAGCCGAAGACGATTTTGCAATTAATGAAACAAGTTTAATCACTAAAGGCCTTGATAGTTTCTTTTTCGGACTTTCCCTTGCAGGTTGGATTATTGGTGGATTTTCAATAATTGTAGGTGGATTCGGAATTGCAAATATTATGTTTGTTTCAGTAAGAGAAAGAACAAATATTATAGGAATTCAAAAATCTTTAGGCGCAAAAAATTATTTTATTCTTTTGCAGTTTTTATTTGAATCGGTTATTCTTTGCCTTATCGGGGGAGCTTTAGGTTTGCTTCTGGTATATCTCGGAACTCTTATTGTTTCATTTCTTTTCGATTTTAGTTTAACTCTCACTTTCTACAACATTTTTAAAGGATTATTTATTTCTGCCGGCATAGGCGTAATTTCCGGTTTTATTCCGGCATTTGTAGCTTCACGTTTAGACCCTGTGGTAGCAATCAGACATTAG
- a CDS encoding metalloregulator ArsR/SmtB family transcription factor, which translates to MDKSSIYRQNKINDAVDKIKAIAHPIRLDIVDLLGKNKKMTVTEIYLKLNLEQAITSHHLGILRDKGILGSVRKGKNIYYIIKQENILKIIACLSESM; encoded by the coding sequence ATGGATAAATCTTCAATATATCGACAAAATAAAATAAATGATGCGGTTGATAAAATTAAAGCAATTGCACATCCAATCCGACTTGATATAGTTGATTTACTGGGAAAAAACAAAAAGATGACTGTTACCGAAATATATCTTAAATTAAATTTAGAACAAGCAATTACTTCACACCACTTGGGAATATTGAGAGATAAAGGCATATTGGGTTCTGTCCGAAAAGGGAAAAATATTTACTATATAATAAAACAAGAAAATATTTTAAAAATTATTGCTTGCCTTTCAGAATCTATGTAA